The Bacillus zhangzhouensis region TCGGTGAGACGGCTCATATGAATGCCTTTTTGGTGAGCTTGCAGGGATGTACTCAGTGAAAATTCGGCAGTAGTTGTCTGGTGCTGTGGTGCCATTTTAGACACAATATGTACGGGATAGGACATGCGGCAGATCCCAACTTGTTCAAGATGAAAATAAAAGTCCTGCTCTGTTTTTTGAATATCCGTCATGTCTTCTTTTTGCCAAGTCTTTTTGCCAAGACTTGGCGGTAAAGATCCGAATAGCTGTTGCCGTTCTTCTTTAGGTGGAAATGAGTGCATATGATACCTCCTATAAATCGTAATTATTCCTATTTATTTTGCAATAAGATGTGGGAGAAATCAAGAATTAAAATTCTAACGTTTACGTTAAGGTTATAAAGGTGTATAATAAAGCATGACTTGATGAGCAGGAGGCACTGGCGATGGAATGGATGAAAATTGATCAAGTGGCGAAAAGAAGCGGACTGACAAAACGGACGATTCGTTTCTATGAAGAGATTGGTTTATTATCAGCACCAAAGCGGACAGAGGGCGGAGTCAGACTTTACTCAGAGGACGATATGGAAGAGCTAGAGAAAGTGATGCAGGCAAAAGAGGTACTCGGATTTTCTTTACAGGAACTTCAATCGTTTATGGAAATCGGAAAGCAGCTAGAGCTGAATAAAGAAGGCTATTTGCTGTCGCTTGATCCGAAGGAACGATTAGAGAAGCTTTTAGATATCCATGCGCAGCTGACTGTGCAACATCAATTAATTACAAAAAAGCTTGAAACCATTCAATCTTTTAAAAAGGATCTTGAAGCGATGAAAGAAAGAGCAGCCCATGCAATTAAGCAATTAAAAAAATAAACACCTCTGCGTGTTTATTTTATTTTGTCAACATTTGAAGGAAAGGTTCTGATGGAATGAAGGAAGAAGAAGTATTGAAACAGCGTACAAGTCTGCTCAGGCAGCCAAAAGCCGTTTGGGCTGTTGCCTTTGCGTGTGTGATTTCGTTTATGGGAATAGGGCTCGTTGACCCCATCCTGCCAGCCATTGCATCGCAATTACACGCATCTCCAAGCCAGGTCTCTCTTTTATTTACAAGCTACTTACTTGTGACCGGCTTTGTCATGTTTTTCACCGGCTTTATTTCTAGTCGGATTGGTGCGAAATGGACGTTATTAGCAGGACTCATTTTTATTATTGTTTTTTCTGCTTTAGGAGGTACTTCTTCAACGATTAATGCATTAATTGGCTTTAGGGGCGGATGGGGCATTGGGAATGCTTTATTTATTTCAACTGCACTCTCTGTCATTGTCGGTGTGTCTGTTGGAGGAAGTGCGAAGGCCATTATTTTATACGAGGCAGCACTAGGTCTTGGGATATCAGTTGGACCGCTGCTTGGCGGTGAGCTTGGAACAATTTCTTGGCGCGGGCCATTCTTTGGCGTTGCCGTGTTAATGCTTATTGCTCTTTTAGCGATTACTTTTATGCTTCCACCTATACAAAAGCCTGAGAAAAAAGTGAAATTATTTGAGGCTGTCGGAGCATTAAAATATAAAGGGCTTTTAACGATGGCATCTGCCGCTTTCTTATACAATTTCGGTTTCTTTGTGCTTTTAGCGTATTCTCCATTTGTGCTCCATCTTGATGAGCATGGACTTGGTTATGTCTTTTTTGGATGGGGGCTATTTTTGGCTGTGACCTCCGTCTTCTCAGCGCCGGTCATTCATCGCAAGCTTGGGACATTGACCTCCCTTGTGGTTCTGTTTGCCACGTTTGCTGTGATTTTATTTGGCATTGGGGTATGGACGTCTCATGTTGTGGTCGTGATCTGTGGAATTGTCATTGCTGGGGGTATTCTCGGTATGATCAATACCGTGCTCACAACAGCTGTGATGGGGTCAGCACCGGTTGAACGTTCAATTGCATCATCCTCTTACAGTGCTGTACGGTTTATTGGGGGCGCGATAGCTCCTTGGATTGCCGGAATTCTCGCTGAATCCTATACAGCAAGTACACCTTACTATGTCGGGGCTGCTGTTGTTCTCTTAGGCATGATCATCCTGCTCCTTGGACGTAAACATTTGGTGAATATCCAAGCAGGTCATTAATTAGAAAAAAAGCCTTATATCTTTTGCAGATATAAGGCTTTTTTGTCGCTATAATACTTTTGTCGTCCAAGATTCGCAATTCCATGTTTCGGTTGCCACATCTTGATAAAATTCAGGCTCGTGAGAAATCAATAAGACGCTGCCTTTATATTCTTTTAACGCACGTTTTAGTTCTTCTTTTGCATCGACATCTAAGTGGTTTGTCGGCTCATCGAGAACAAGTAAGTTGGTTTCTTCGTTGATCAGCTTGCAAAGACGGACCTTTGCTTTTTCTCCTCCGCTTAAAACAGACACACGGCTTTCAATATGTTTTGTCGTTAATCCGCATTTAGCAAGAGCGGCTCTGACTTCATATTGCGTGTAAGAAGGGAAGGTACTCCATACTTCTTCAATACAAGTATTGCTGTTTTGCTCTTTTACTTCTTGTTCAAAGTAGCCAATATGCAAGAATTCTCCACGTTCCACCTCACCAGAAATAGGTATGATTTCGCCAAGAAGACTTCGGAGCAACGTCGTTTTCCCGATACCATTAGCGCCGTACAACGCAATTTTTTGCCCGCGTTCCATTTTCAAATTCAATGGACGAGAGAGCGGTTCATCATAACCAATGACTAAATCTTTCGTTTCAAAAATCAGTTTCCCAGAAGTACGTGCCGGTTTAAAGTGGAATTCTGGTTTTGGCTTTTCTGCTACCAGTTCAATCATATCCATCTTATCCAGTTTCTTTTGACGGGACATCGCCATATTTCTTGTACTGACACGTGCTTTGTTTCTTGCGACAAAATCCTTTAGTTCAGCCACTTCCTGCTGCTGTCTTTTATAGGCTGCTTCAAGCTGCTGCTTTTTGACTTCGTACACTTGTTTAAATTGGTCGTAATCGCCAACATAGCGCGTGAGTTCTTGATTTTCAACATGATAAATCAAGTTGATGACACTGTTTAAAAACGGAATATCATGTGAAATGAGGATAAACGCATTTTCATATTCCTGTAAATAGCGCTTCAGCCACTCAATATGCTGTTCATCTAAATAGTTGGTCGGCTCATCGAGAAGGAGAATTTCTGGCTTCTCTAGTAGCAATTTCGCTAGTAGCACCTTCGTACGCTGACCGCCGCTGAGCTCCGTCACATCACGGTCCAGTCCGAGATCCGTTAAGCCAAGACCTCTTGCAATTTCCTCGACCTTGGAATCAATGATATAGAAATCATTGTTTGTCAGTGCGTCCTGAATGACGCCAACTTCCTCTAATAGCTTTTCCAGCTCATCAGGATCGGCTTCACCCATTTTGCCATAAATGTCATTCATCGCGGCTTCCATTGAAAATAGATAATGGAATGCATCCTGAAGGACTTCACGGATCGTTCTTCCCTTTTCTAGCACCGTATGCTGATCAAGGTAGCCGACACGGACATTTTTCGCCCATTCGACTTTTCCTGCATCTGGCTCCAGCTTGCCAGTAATAATATTCATAAACGTTGACTTTCCTTCACCGTTGGCGCCGATTAAGCCGACATGTTCGCCTTTTAATAAACGGAAGGACACTTCGTGGAAAATGGCTCTGTCGCCAAAGCCATGACTTAAATCTTTAACAGATAATATCATTTTTTACACCTCAAATAGATTCAAAACGGCTAGTGCCTCTCATGATTATATCGAACTGTCCGGCGCGATAAAAGCATCAAAAGAAAAATTGCGTTTCAAAGCTGATTTTGAGATACTAAAGGATAGATGGAATGAGGAAAAAGGAGATCGACATGACGGAAAATTGGGCATTTTTAAAAGAAGCAAAGCCATTTATTCAAGAAAACTTTCAAACGGCAGGCTTCGAAAAACCAACGGCTATACAAGAAAAAACAGCAGAGTGGATTACGGAGAAGCGTGATGTGATCGCAGAATCGCCAACTGGAACGGGTAAGACACTAGCGTATGTTCTGCCGCTTTTAAATAAGATTGATGTCAATATCAAGCATCCGCAAGTCTTAATTTTAGCACCATCAAGAGAACTTGTGATGCAAATCTTTGATGTCGTACAAGAGTTCAAACAAGGATCAGGCATCAAAGCGATTTCCTTGATTGGTGGAGCGAACATCAAGAAGCAGCAAGAAAAACTAAAAAAACACCCGAACATTGTTGTGGCGACACCTGGTCGAGTACAAGAATTAATCAAAATCAAGAAACTGAAAATGCATGAAGTCAAAACGATTGTATTAGACGAAGCAGATCAGCTTCTTGTGCCAGAGCATATGAAAACCATCCAAGCGATCATTAAGTCTACATTAAAAGAAAGACAAATCCTTTGTTTTTCTGCAACGTTGAAAGAAGAAACTGTTCAGCTGATCAAAGAAATGACATCTGAACCAGAAGTATTGAAAATTGCTAGAAGCGAGGAAGAAGCGCAGAAAGTGGGTCACTATTATCTCTTATGTGATCAGCGTGACAAAGTGAAACTACTGCAAAAGCTAGCAAGGCTTGAGGACATGCAGGCGCTCGTTTTTGTGCGTGACATTACGAACTTAAGCATTTATGCAGAGAAATTAGCGTATCATCATGTCGAACTTGGTGTACTTCATAGTGAAGCAAAAAAAGCTGAGCGTGCTGTGATCTTAAAATCATTTGAACAGCGTGAATTCCCGCTCCTCCTTGCAACAGATATTGCAGCAAGAGGTATTGATATTGATGATCTGCCATACGTCATTCATGCAGATATGCCAAATGAAGAGGGTTACATCCACCGTTCAGGCAGAACCGGACGCGCAGGAAAAGAAGGCGCAGTCATCAGTCTCGTTACACCTCAAGAACAATCAATGCTGAAAAAAATGGCGAAAAAGCTGAATCTTTCGCTTGAAGAAATTGTGTATAAACAAGGCCAGCTGCAGCTTGCACAGCAGTAAGGATCAAAAAAGGACCCTGCCATTTTTGGCAGGTCCTTTTTTGTTATGAAATTTTGACAAGCTGTTTTCCGACATTTTCCCCTTTGAATAGTCCAAGAAATGCATCAGGAATGTTGTCAAAGCCTTCAATGATTGTTTCTTTATATGTGAGTTTGTCTTCTTTTACCCATTGTGCAAGATCTTTTGCTGCCTCTTCAAAACGATCTGAATAGTTAGATACGATGAAGCCTTGCATTAATGCGCTTGTTTTGATGAGCTTTGTTTGCACACGTGGTCCGATGTCCTCGCTTGCGCTAATGTTATAAGAAGAAATCGCGCCGCATACTGGAATGCGTGCAAACCGGTTCAAATGATTCATCACTGCATCTGAAATCTCCCCGCCTACATTGTCAAAGTACACATCAACACCGTTAGGACAGGCCTTTACGATGGCATTATCTAAATCATTTGTTGTTTTATAATTAATTGTTTCGTCAAAGCCCAGCTCTTTTAAATATGCGAGTTTATCATCAGATCCGGCAATTCCTACGACGTGTGCGCCTTTGATCTTAGCGATTTGTCCTACAACAGAACCAACAGCACCTGCGGCTCCAGAAATGACAACCGTCTCGCCTTCTTTTGGCTGGCCAATCGCAAGCAGGCCGAAGTAAGCGGTTTGCCCTGGCATGCCCAAAATGCCTAAGTAATAGGACAATGGCGCAATAGACGGATCAATTTTAGTCAGAGATTCAGCTTTGGCAGTGGAATATTCTTGCCAGCCAAGGAATCCAAGGACAAAATCACCCTTTTCAAAATGAGGTGATTTCGACTCAACGACTTCTCCGACTACACCGCCCTGAATCACTTCATTTAGCTTGAACGGAGGTGTATAGGATTTTGTATCCTGCATTCGTCCTCTCATATAAGGATCTACAGAAACATATTTCGTTTGAATCAAGACCTCTCCATCTTGCGGCACAGGTATAGCTACTGTTTCAAAATGAAAAACATCTTTTGTAGGTAATCCTTTTGGACGTTTGGCTAATTGAATTTGCTTTTGTTGACTCATGTCAAATCCTCCCTTTCACTTGCAGCCTAGATTTACATTAACATGATGCTTCTTTTCATTCAAAACATACGGTCTTTTCAAAATACACAAAAAAAAGCAGTCCCCATCTCATCGAAAGGGACTACTTTTTCTGAAAAGATACAGAGAGGAGTGGCGGAAGACAGCCAAACAGCTGATACACGTCCGCATCACGTTCTTTTAACAAATATTCGTTTGCATTTTGCATGGAGGCTTTCATCATATCGCGCGTCACAAAAGGAAAAAGGATATTCAAGTACGAGGACAACATGTCTTGTGGATCTTGTTCAATTGACTCGATATCTCCAATGTTAATAATGATGGAAAAGAGATAATCAATGGAGATGCGAAAGTGCTGTTCGGCAAACAATGTAAGCGCCTTTGTATTTGCTTCTTCTGGATTCCATTTTTGAAAAAGCTGTTTCACCAAATCACTGGCAACCCAAGCATTAAACTGCTGCTCTGCTGAAAAGTAATACATCAGCTCTCCCTCATTTCTAGCCTCCAGTATAAGAATTGTACACCAAATCAACAGGAATGAACATGATATTTCAGAAAATTTAGTCATTTTTACAGACTTTTTGTCAAAAATAAGTCGATAGACATGGTACATCCTTCTAGCAAATCGGATGTGTTCGTGGAAGGTTTCATGTCAAAAGTGACGGGTAAAAGATTCGTAAAACGTTAAAGGAGGAATATAAAATGAAACCTGTTGTAAGAGAGTACTCAAATGATGAAACACTTCAAAAAGATGTAGAGCAATTAAAGGCACTCGGTGTTGCAAGAGAGGACATTTATGTTCTGTCCCATGACGATGATCGAACAGAGCGTATTGCAAATAATGCAGATGCCAACACGATAGGCTCAAGGGAAATTGGACTCAAACATGCAGTTGGGAACATCTTTAATAAAAAGGGTGATGAGCTCCGCAATAAAATTCATGAAATGGGTTTCTCCAAAGAAGAAGCTGAGACATTTGAAGAACATTTAGACGAAGGGAAAGTCCTTCTCTTTGTCACAGATTATGAAAAAGTGAAAAACTGGGCGTAAACGCCAACCGAAAAAGCCTCTTACTTTTGTAAGGGGCTTTTTTTCATGCCGCCATGTCTGAAGGAGAGACACACATCTTTTTTACGATAATAAATAAATACACCAATATAGAATAAATAGTGAATTTCCTAATTGAAAATGCAGTTATACCAAAGGAAAACATGTAATATAGGGAAAAAATAGTATAAATATCACGAAAAAACCATTCGGGAAATAATCATGTATCTTCTGTTTTGAATTAAAATTAAATAAAAAACTTGTGTAATTTAGTATATAAATTTCTTAGTTCTATTGGTTTGAATTGTATTTTTGTGTAGAAATTAGTGTTTTGAGGTCAAAAAACCACGAAAAATACCTGTATTTTCAATTAGAAATTCATTTTAATGTTTAGGAAATAATTTGTTGACAAAATAGGCTAAAAACAATATATTTGGCTTAATCCAGTTATTATGGAATTAGTTGTTAAATTTCCGGCAGATTTATTCGAATTTTCATAATCTAGTGAAAGGGGGTGGCAAGAACCAAAGCGTAAGCGCCTCTTAGATACAAAAATGTCTACTAGAACAGAACAAATCGTCGTTTACTTGAAGAAAAAATGATAGTCATTCTAAACAGTAGATTGATCTTTCTACTAAAAACGCATTGCAAGAGATTGTCAAAAGACGTTAAATCCTTATAAAAAAGAGAAAGCGGTTTCAATAAGAAATGTGGGTTGATCGGACGTGAAGGAGGTGAACTCATATGAAAAAAAGAGATAACAAGCTGAGGCGAGACGGTCTTCAAACGGCTGCATTTGAGGATGAATGCTGAAAAAGAAGAGTGAACATGTGGGATGCTTCTCTCCTTTTTCAGAAAAACAGATTTTCATAAAAAAATCCATCTTTCATTTTAACATAAGGTTTTTGGCTTGAAAACCACCTTTACCCGAAAAGACGATTGTGAATTGAAGGAGGTTTCATGATGAAAAAGGCTTTGTACCATGAAGACAGTGAATTGTATTTAGAAAAGATGCGTATGGCCTTCCAAGAGCATTATGAGCAAAGAACAGATATGTGGTCTACTGATCCATCTTTAACAGACGCAGCAGTGATGTCATTAAAGGCATGGCGTTCAAGGGAAAAGAATGCACTTGCTTCTGTGCTGGATATCGGGTGCGGCAACGGCCGTGCACTTGAACATTTAAGCGGGCTTTCCGTATATGTCGGTATCGACCTGTATGAGCATGAGGAGTGGGAAGGGTTACAGAAAAGAGAAACAGTTCCTGTCCATTTTGTTCATCAAGATTTTATGTCATGGTCCATGGATGAGGGAAGCGGGATGCAGTTTGATTTAATTTTAGATCATGGCTGCTTTCATCATCAACATCCTGATGATCATGAACGTTATTTAAAACAGGTCTCTTCTTTACTTCATGAAGGCGGTGTCTTTTCACTTGTTGTCTGGGGAGAACAGTGGAAAACAGGATTAATCGGAGAAGACGGCCGTTTCCATTTTTCATTTTCAGATTCTCAGCTTGGTGAAAAAATTTGCACGTCAGGTCTTGAGCTTGTTTCCATATCACCATTACAAGCGAAAGCCGGAATAAGTCAGCACCATGTCATTGCCGTCAAAATCTAGTAAAAAGACGAGTGATTCAAAGGTAGCAGAGGTGTTCATGTTAAGAAAGAGCGTCTGTCCATCATGTGAGGATTAAGGGCATTTTGCTGCTCTGACAGAAAATAAAGCATATGAACCAAGATTTCTGCTCCTTTGTACTGGAAAAGGACAAGGTCTGAACGATGAGAGACACCGCACATCCACCTTTCTGCGGGAGCATACAGGCTGAGGGTACACATATTCATCACTCCATCACTGCGCTATGGGAGTCGATTTGGGTGCAGTGATGAATAGGGGGAGACAAATGAACAAGTTTGTAGATGAATTACAATCAATGATTCATCATTTTACCTTTCAAAAAAAACATTATTTGCTCGTGGGGCCTGTGAATTTGCCAATTTCCATTCAACATGAAGAAGTGCCATTTAAGTGGTATGCCTTCGCGCCTGTTGAACGGGATACAAAACCAACGATTGAATCTATTGTCCAAATGAGTACCGCGCAGCAAACCTTTTCCTCTTGTCTCTTATTTGGCGACTTTGAAAATGAACGACCGCCGCTTGTGCGAATCCATAGCGTCTGCCAAACAGGGGATGTGTTTGGGTCACTGAAATGTGATTGTGGTCCACAGCTTGCATTATCGCTGAAGAAAATCACCGATTACGGAAAAGGCATGCTTGTGTATATGGCCAATCAAGAAGGGCGGTCTATTGGGCTGATGGCAAAAGCGTTGACGTATAAATTACAGGAGATGCAGCTGGATACTTTTGAAGCCAACCGCCTGATCGGCTGCGGGGATGATGATCGGCATTACGAGGAAGCAGCTGCTGTTCTGCACTATTTAAACAAAGGGAAACCATTGCACTTACTAACAAACAATCCAGATAAAGTCAATTCTATTGCAGCTTATGGCCTTCCTGTTTTGCGGTTTGATCATACGGTCGAAGCCTCTCTCTACAATGAAGCCTATTTAAAGGCAAAAGCAGCCTCAGGGCATATGGTCGATGAGAAGAAATTAATTAATCAATAGACGAGTTTATTGAAAGAAGGCGGGAGAAAA contains the following coding sequences:
- a CDS encoding DEAD/DEAH box helicase, with protein sequence MTENWAFLKEAKPFIQENFQTAGFEKPTAIQEKTAEWITEKRDVIAESPTGTGKTLAYVLPLLNKIDVNIKHPQVLILAPSRELVMQIFDVVQEFKQGSGIKAISLIGGANIKKQQEKLKKHPNIVVATPGRVQELIKIKKLKMHEVKTIVLDEADQLLVPEHMKTIQAIIKSTLKERQILCFSATLKEETVQLIKEMTSEPEVLKIARSEEEAQKVGHYYLLCDQRDKVKLLQKLARLEDMQALVFVRDITNLSIYAEKLAYHHVELGVLHSEAKKAERAVILKSFEQREFPLLLATDIAARGIDIDDLPYVIHADMPNEEGYIHRSGRTGRAGKEGAVISLVTPQEQSMLKKMAKKLNLSLEEIVYKQGQLQLAQQ
- a CDS encoding GTP cyclohydrolase II; its protein translation is MNKFVDELQSMIHHFTFQKKHYLLVGPVNLPISIQHEEVPFKWYAFAPVERDTKPTIESIVQMSTAQQTFSSCLLFGDFENERPPLVRIHSVCQTGDVFGSLKCDCGPQLALSLKKITDYGKGMLVYMANQEGRSIGLMAKALTYKLQEMQLDTFEANRLIGCGDDDRHYEEAAAVLHYLNKGKPLHLLTNNPDKVNSIAAYGLPVLRFDHTVEASLYNEAYLKAKAASGHMVDEKKLINQ
- a CDS encoding YfmB family protein, with translation MYYFSAEQQFNAWVASDLVKQLFQKWNPEEANTKALTLFAEQHFRISIDYLFSIIINIGDIESIEQDPQDMLSSYLNILFPFVTRDMMKASMQNANEYLLKERDADVYQLFGCLPPLLSVSFQKK
- a CDS encoding MFS transporter, with the protein product MKEEEVLKQRTSLLRQPKAVWAVAFACVISFMGIGLVDPILPAIASQLHASPSQVSLLFTSYLLVTGFVMFFTGFISSRIGAKWTLLAGLIFIIVFSALGGTSSTINALIGFRGGWGIGNALFISTALSVIVGVSVGGSAKAIILYEAALGLGISVGPLLGGELGTISWRGPFFGVAVLMLIALLAITFMLPPIQKPEKKVKLFEAVGALKYKGLLTMASAAFLYNFGFFVLLAYSPFVLHLDEHGLGYVFFGWGLFLAVTSVFSAPVIHRKLGTLTSLVVLFATFAVILFGIGVWTSHVVVVICGIVIAGGILGMINTVLTTAVMGSAPVERSIASSSYSAVRFIGGAIAPWIAGILAESYTASTPYYVGAAVVLLGMIILLLGRKHLVNIQAGH
- a CDS encoding general stress protein → MKPVVREYSNDETLQKDVEQLKALGVAREDIYVLSHDDDRTERIANNADANTIGSREIGLKHAVGNIFNKKGDELRNKIHEMGFSKEEAETFEEHLDEGKVLLFVTDYEKVKNWA
- a CDS encoding methyltransferase domain-containing protein encodes the protein MKKALYHEDSELYLEKMRMAFQEHYEQRTDMWSTDPSLTDAAVMSLKAWRSREKNALASVLDIGCGNGRALEHLSGLSVYVGIDLYEHEEWEGLQKRETVPVHFVHQDFMSWSMDEGSGMQFDLILDHGCFHHQHPDDHERYLKQVSSLLHEGGVFSLVVWGEQWKTGLIGEDGRFHFSFSDSQLGEKICTSGLELVSISPLQAKAGISQHHVIAVKI
- a CDS encoding NADP-dependent oxidoreductase, with product MSQQKQIQLAKRPKGLPTKDVFHFETVAIPVPQDGEVLIQTKYVSVDPYMRGRMQDTKSYTPPFKLNEVIQGGVVGEVVESKSPHFEKGDFVLGFLGWQEYSTAKAESLTKIDPSIAPLSYYLGILGMPGQTAYFGLLAIGQPKEGETVVISGAAGAVGSVVGQIAKIKGAHVVGIAGSDDKLAYLKELGFDETINYKTTNDLDNAIVKACPNGVDVYFDNVGGEISDAVMNHLNRFARIPVCGAISSYNISASEDIGPRVQTKLIKTSALMQGFIVSNYSDRFEEAAKDLAQWVKEDKLTYKETIIEGFDNIPDAFLGLFKGENVGKQLVKIS
- a CDS encoding ATP-binding cassette domain-containing protein, which produces MILSVKDLSHGFGDRAIFHEVSFRLLKGEHVGLIGANGEGKSTFMNIITGKLEPDAGKVEWAKNVRVGYLDQHTVLEKGRTIREVLQDAFHYLFSMEAAMNDIYGKMGEADPDELEKLLEEVGVIQDALTNNDFYIIDSKVEEIARGLGLTDLGLDRDVTELSGGQRTKVLLAKLLLEKPEILLLDEPTNYLDEQHIEWLKRYLQEYENAFILISHDIPFLNSVINLIYHVENQELTRYVGDYDQFKQVYEVKKQQLEAAYKRQQQEVAELKDFVARNKARVSTRNMAMSRQKKLDKMDMIELVAEKPKPEFHFKPARTSGKLIFETKDLVIGYDEPLSRPLNLKMERGQKIALYGANGIGKTTLLRSLLGEIIPISGEVERGEFLHIGYFEQEVKEQNSNTCIEEVWSTFPSYTQYEVRAALAKCGLTTKHIESRVSVLSGGEKAKVRLCKLINEETNLLVLDEPTNHLDVDAKEELKRALKEYKGSVLLISHEPEFYQDVATETWNCESWTTKVL
- a CDS encoding MerR family transcriptional regulator; this translates as MEWMKIDQVAKRSGLTKRTIRFYEEIGLLSAPKRTEGGVRLYSEDDMEELEKVMQAKEVLGFSLQELQSFMEIGKQLELNKEGYLLSLDPKERLEKLLDIHAQLTVQHQLITKKLETIQSFKKDLEAMKERAAHAIKQLKK